A genomic segment from Diospyros lotus cultivar Yz01 chromosome 5, ASM1463336v1, whole genome shotgun sequence encodes:
- the LOC127802797 gene encoding squamosa promoter-binding-like protein 8, which translates to MLDYEWGNPSTVVFSGDETGQDSDQSRQIFDQYAQALNETLVNSTGAFAQSHHHHHHHFQPQSQPSHLHSFYDPRAAYAASYPPPSPAMLSLDPVGGAAGLMVVPKSEPSGGVIDFASRIGLNLGGRTYFSSEDDFVNRLYRRSRPVEPGSLNSPKCQAEGCNADLSHAKHYHRRHKVCEFHSKAATVITAGLTQRFCQQCSRFHLLSEFDNGKRSCRKRLADHNRRRRKSHHQPNQEPKSQLENNALAPSSENPIRSPPESGVHSASSVTVAVSPPRMSLDCFRQRSYQSAAASSPSTSSLFFSNG; encoded by the exons ATGTTGGACTACGAATGGGGGAACCCCTCCACTGTCGTCTTCTCCGGGGACGAGACCGGCCAGGATTCCGACCAGAGCCGCCAGATTTTCGACCAATACGCCCAAGCACTTAACGAAACTCTCGTCAATTCAACTGGCGCCTTCGCCCAgagccaccaccaccaccaccaccacttcCAGCCCCAATCCCAGCCCTCCCATTTACACTCTTTCTACGACCCACGCGCCGCCTACGCCGCCTCCTATCCGCCGCCCTCACCTGCGATGCTGTCCCTGGACCCGGTGGGTGGCGCCGCGGGGCTCATGGTGGTGCCGAAGAGCGAGCCTAGTGGCGGAGTTATCGACTTCGCTTCCCGAATTGGCCTCAATCTCGGTGGCCGGACGTACTTCTCGTCTGAAGACGACTTCGTGAATCGGCTCTACCGCCGGTCCAGGCCGGTCGAGCCCGGCTCACTGAACTCGCCCAAGTGCCAGGCGGAGGGCTGCAATGCCGATCTGAGCCACGCCAAGCACTACCACCGCCGCCACAAGGTCTGCGAGTTCCACTCCAAAGCCGCTACCGTCATCACCGCTGGGTTGACTCAGCGATTCTGCCAACAGTGCAGCAG ATTCCATCTTCTCTCGGAGTTTGACAACGGGAAGCGAAGCTGCCGGAAAAGGCTCGCCGATCACAATCGCCGCCGCCGGAAGTCTCATCATCAACCCAACCAGGAACCCAAGTCCCAGCTTGAAAATAATGCCCTTGCTCCGTCTTCTGAAAACCCTATAA GGTCTCCGCCGGAGTCCGGAGTACACTCGGCTTCCTCGGTAACGGTGGCAGTGTCGCCTCCCCGAATGTCGCTGGACTGTTTCCGGCAAAGATCGTATCAATCAGCGGCCGCTTCATCGCCGTCAACAAGCTCGCTCTTCTTCTCCAACGGGTAA